GACCAGAGCCACGATCCCGCGCGTCATGTTCTTGTAGACGCCCGTCAACCGTTCCACCTCGACCTCGATGCCGGTCTCCTCCAGCACCTCCCGGCAGGCTCCCTCTTCGGGCGCCTCGTCGATCTCCAGCACTCCGCCCGGCAGCTCCCACCGCCCGTTGTCACTGCGCCTGATCGCGAGGACCCGTCCGTCCTCGCGCACGACAGCTCCCGCCACCGAGACCGAGTGAAGCGGCATGGAATCGTGCCCGCTCATCGCGTCCCCGCCCTATCGGATCGCGGGCATACGCCCGTGCCGCCAGTCGTCCACGCGCTTGCGCACACCGGCAACCATGGGCAGCGCATCCACTTCCTCCGGGTCGAACCAGCGCACATCCGTGGACTCGTCCGACACCGCAAGGTTGCCCGTCTCCCCCGCGACCGGGCGGGCGAGGAAGCAAATGGAGAACTCCTGCCGTACTTCCCCGTCGTCGTAGGCGAATACGTGCCTGGGATTGCTGTACGTGCCCACGATGCCGGTCACTGTGACATTCAGGCCGGTTTCCTCTTTCGTCTCCCGTACGGCGCATTCGGGAAGGGACTCGCCAATACGCATGGCACCGCCGGGCAGTGCCCACATCCCGTTGTCGCTTCGACGCTGGAGCAGGACACGACCGCCGACATCCACGACCACGGCCGAAGCCGCCGGGACGA
The window above is part of the Streptomyces syringium genome. Proteins encoded here:
- a CDS encoding NUDIX hydrolase, with product MVRRDFEDDPDAPAANSLVPAASAVVVDVGGRVLLQRRSDNGMWALPGGAMRIGESLPECAVRETKEETGLNVTVTGIVGTYSNPRHVFAYDDGEVRQEFSICFLARPVAGETGNLAVSDESTDVRWFDPEEVDALPMVAGVRKRVDDWRHGRMPAIR
- a CDS encoding NUDIX hydrolase; the protein is MPLHSVSVAGAVVREDGRVLAIRRSDNGRWELPGGVLEIDEAPEEGACREVLEETGIEVEVERLTGVYKNMTRGIVALVFRCKPVGGAERTSDESVAVSWLTAEEVRAAMTEAYAVRILDALVDGGTPHVRIHDGQRLMRAG